A stretch of the Archangium violaceum genome encodes the following:
- a CDS encoding GlxA family transcriptional regulator, producing MARDIGFLLFPSFQILDFTGPVAVFEEPPGDRGPSPYRLRILSAKGGLVTSSSGVAVMTERFGEPAFDTLVVVGGAGTLAAMQSPPVLDFVRAAAAVSRRVASICSGAGILAAAGLLDGRRATTHWRFAAYLQRHYPRVRVDEERIFIQDGPIWTSAGVTAGIDLSLALLEEDLGLDVSRARARALVVYHRRPGGQSQFSTLLELDPPSDRIRQALTFAREHLHEPLKVERLAEVACLSPRQFGRAFLAETGQTPAKAIERLRAEAARVRLETGSESIEQVADAVGFSDPERMRRAFVRLFGQPPQAIRRSARAAEAVR from the coding sequence ATGGCCCGTGACATTGGCTTCCTCCTCTTCCCCTCGTTCCAGATCCTCGATTTCACCGGTCCGGTGGCGGTCTTCGAGGAGCCCCCAGGCGACCGGGGGCCGTCCCCCTACCGGCTGCGGATACTGTCCGCGAAGGGAGGACTGGTCACGAGCTCCTCCGGCGTCGCGGTCATGACGGAGCGGTTCGGCGAGCCCGCGTTCGACACGCTCGTGGTCGTGGGGGGAGCGGGGACGCTCGCGGCGATGCAATCGCCCCCGGTGCTGGACTTCGTCCGGGCCGCTGCGGCGGTGTCCCGGCGGGTCGCGAGCATCTGCTCCGGCGCCGGCATCCTGGCCGCCGCGGGGCTGCTCGACGGCCGGCGAGCGACCACCCACTGGCGGTTCGCCGCGTATCTCCAGCGCCACTACCCGCGCGTGCGCGTCGACGAGGAGCGGATCTTCATCCAGGACGGTCCCATCTGGACATCGGCGGGAGTCACCGCCGGCATCGATCTCTCGCTCGCACTGCTCGAGGAAGATCTCGGCCTCGACGTGTCGCGGGCCAGGGCGCGCGCGCTGGTGGTCTACCACCGCCGTCCGGGAGGACAGTCCCAGTTCTCCACACTGCTCGAGCTCGACCCGCCCTCGGATCGGATCCGCCAGGCGTTGACCTTCGCGCGCGAGCATCTCCATGAGCCGTTGAAGGTGGAGCGGCTCGCGGAGGTGGCGTGTCTGAGTCCGCGTCAGTTCGGACGGGCCTTCCTGGCGGAGACCGGACAGACACCCGCCAAGGCGATCGAGCGGCTGCGCGCCGAGGCGGCCCGGGTGCGGCTCGAGACGGGCTCCGAGTCCATCGAGCAGGTGGCTGACGCGGTGGGGTTCTCGGACCCCGAACGGATGCGCCGCGCCTTCGTGCGGTTGTTCGGACAGCCGCCCCAGGCGATCCGGCGGAGCGCACGGGCGGCGGAGGCGGTCCGCTGA